From the Tribolium castaneum strain GA2 chromosome 2, icTriCast1.1, whole genome shotgun sequence genome, one window contains:
- the CLIP-190 gene encoding CAP-Gly domain-containing linker protein 1 isoform X14, which produces MPSIAFTEPDMNYHDSSDDSIRRLTDDFGRHRLTVGSTASSMEGLWDLHPRRLSEAGLSRHSDSSAVLTEDTDSFMIGQRVWVGGTKPGTIAYIGETQFAPGEWAGIALDEPIGKNDGSVAGVRYFQCENKKGVFSRLTRLTREPLEQPGMGSNETFTSPTNGIRRSPISPTGSTRSLLRTPASLSNSNTSLTSSATHVDFKIGDRVIIKSTQGSKVGTVRYMGLTDFAPGEWVGVELDDPRGKNDGSVEGKRYFECRPHFGLFAPISKVSKSPSKHKPGACVVHSGGPGLPPTGIRRANSKESMTSLASRTSTASRVRLGVTSLTPKKVAPKTSTPIPTRTALQDVLREKQQHIEQLLKERDLERAEITRAASQADEAEQKFYTLKHEFEQYRSQCEQKVRESDDILSKLKVDRDELLSQLEDEKRKNEDLQFRFEEASITKSDIEESILVQSATSEGYVKRIKELEAKLEEDRHKAEQLEATSNKLFEAEEGLIKAREEIEALRKDLEQTRTKRETLEEDKTATTQLVESLQKQVDRAKAENEEKLKTISQLTEEVSKIKAENCEKENEQVEKFKHELDHQRKLLEKFGQTHADLAKENEKLKMDLSARAHDLEVATDELAAKDKEIKSLRDELETVRKELGHKTDDLERQRVNLHEVEANLEQARGELKEKITEVENTKKECNLQVSQKDQQISDANKTIAERSEEIKKLAKELEDVKHTFEDSKNEIHSRHARQVASQDSQLMALSAEIQQKNEEITKSSIVISKLEEDLCAKNGIIEKLRLELENFESQKSSHTEASSLLNVKLNELSLTNGDLQRQLASANERINGLLELKQRLETEIQGLTARCENGAQLEQLRAEIQQRESMLERAKAEFEQKLQNSERLRHEIELQRQQDQNNFAQMKADLEAKLRIALQSEESLKQRCDTSVGDLAKMRDEYRMKIDELQHAVQEKDLTVANLQNKCSEAVKQYEDQLRVVNDELNRRLQECQQKISSFNDETANLKQELAKKSEQLIEARAESSHILAQRQQLENELKQKYSQDTKQLEFELNGKNMELEKALTEVQLLRNDCQNTNSNLTAKDDQISELAAQVKNAQNVINQLQEELTTTRLKQQQSFNEHENVQNQCKGLLDQVASLTEQVKNGEAVFKNLEIEHKNAMQLVNRLRITEQQKQQCLQQLQQEASSGGDNKNCDHVMQLLNQVKVDNTTGNTEKILNLQKDLDLLRNQLAERNHQFDVQQNELLRLQQELVKAQQVVPCVGGSQEPNSINAKCNNCHQLIQDKEMAENQIKFLNSIIVDMQKKTEEQRARIEILESGYSPAMADELKLMGSPQRQVPPRVYCDICEEFDLHETEDCPKQNTDLAPANGGQRGEHKHVPERPYCEICEAFGHATEDCQEDQTF; this is translated from the exons ATAGTTCAGATGATTCAATAAGAAGACTAACTGATGATTTTGGAAGACATAGATTGACAG TTGGTAGTACTGCTTCATCTATGGAGGGTCTTTGGGATTTGCATCCAAGACGCTTGAGCGAAGCTGGACTCAGCCGTCATTCAG ATTCGAGCGCTGTCTTAACTGAAGACACTGATAGTTTTATGATTGGTCAAAGAGTATGGGTTGGAGGCACGAAACCTGGTACTATAGCGTACATCGGGGAGACTCAGTTTGCGCCAGGAGAATGGGCAGGGATTGCTTTAGACGAACCTATCG GCAAAAACGATGGTTCCGTCGCCGGTGTCAGATATTTCCAGTGTGAGAATAAAAAAGGTGTTTTCTCGCGACTCACTCGTCTGACGAGAGAACCGTTAGAACAACCCGGAATGGGTTCGAATGAAACATTCACTTCACCGACTAATGGTATCAGGAGAAGTCCAATTTCACCAACTGGGAGTACCAGAAGCTTACTCAGAACTCCTGCGTCTCTAA GCAATTCTAACACAAGCCTGACCTCAAGTGCCACACATGTCGATTTCAAAATCGGCGATCGAGTTATCATTAAAAGCACCCAAGGTTCCAAAGTTGGTACCGTGCGTTATATGGGCCTTACTGATTTTGCTCCTGGCGAGTGGGTCGGGGTTGAACTTGATGACCCACGAGGAAAAAACGATGGTTCAGTTGAAGGAAAAAG GTACTTTGAATGCCGTCCACATTTTGGCCTTTTTGCTCCCATTTCTAAAGTGAGCAAATCACCATCGAAGCACAAGCCTGGAGCTTGTGTGGTTCATTCAGGTGGTCCGGGACTTCCCCCGACGGGGATTAGAAGAGCCAACTCAAAGGAATCAATGACGTCTTTGGCCTCCCGCACCAGCACTGCATCGAGGGTAAGGCTTGGGGTCACGTCTCTAACTCCGAAG AAGGTTGCGCCCAAAACTTCGACGCCCATTCCCACGAGGACCGCTCTTCAG GATGTGCTACGGGAAAAACAACAACACATAGAACAGCTTTTGAAAGAAAGGGATTTAGAACGGGCCGAAATTACCAGGGCAGCGAGCCAAGCAGATGAGGCCGAACAGAAGTTCTACACACTTAAGCATGAATTTGAGCAG TATCGCTCACAGTGCGAGCAGAAGGTTCGGGAAAGTGACGACATTTTATCCAAACTAAAAGTAGACCGTGATGAACTCTTGAGCCAATTGGAAgatgaaaaacggaaaaatgaaGATCTCCAATTCCGATTCGAGGAAGCTTCGATTACTAAAAGTGATATCGAG GAGAGTATTCTTGTTCAAAGT GCTACCAGCGAGGGTTATGTTAAACGAATCAAAGAACTTGAAGCAAAGCTTGAAGAAGACCGTCACAAAGCCGAACAATTGGAAGCAACCTCCAACAAACTCTTCGAAGCTGAAGAAGGCTTGATCAAGGCTCGTGAAGAAATCGAAGCTCTGCGAAAAGATCTGGAACAAACGCGCACAAAGAGAGAAACTCTCGAAGAGGATAAAACCGCAACCACACAACTTGTTGAAAGTTTACAAAAGCAAGTCGATCGTGCCAAAGCCGAAAACGAGGAAAAACTCAAGACCATAAGCCAATTGACCGAAGAGGTGTCGAAAATCAAGGCCGAAAATTGTGAAAAGGAGAATGAAcaagttgaaaaattcaaacacgAACTGGACCACCAGAGGAAATTGCTTGAGAAGTTTGGGCAAACGCACGCCGATCTGGCCAAAGAGAACGAAAAACTTAAGATGGACCTCAGTGCTAGAGCCCACGATTTGGAGGTTGCAACTGATGAGCTGGCGGCCAAAGACAAAGAAATCAAGTCGTTGCGTGATGAGTTGGAAACTGTGCGGAAGGAGTTGGGGCACAAGACTGATGATTTGGAACGCCAAAGAGTTAATCTTCACGAAGTTGAGGCAAATCTGGAACAAGCTCGAGGTGAGCTTAAGGAGAAAATTACCGAAGTTGAGAACACCAAGAAAGAATGTAACCTCCAGGTTAGTCAAAAGGACCAACAAATTTCAGACGCGAACAAGACGATTGCCGAACGTAGCgaagaaattaagaaactggCTAAGGAACTTGAAGACGTTAAACACACTTTCGAGGATAGTAAAAATGAGATTCATAGCAGACACGCTCGGCAAGTGGCTTCTCAAGACTCGCAACTGATGGCATTGTCGGCAGAAATCCAACAAAAGAATGAGGAAATCACCAAATCGTCAATCGTGATCAGCAAACTGGAGGAAGATCTGTGTGCCAAAAACggaataattgaaaaattgcgTCTGGAACTTGAGAACTTTGAAAGTCAAAAATCAAGCCATACGGAAGCTTCGTCTTTATTGAATGTGAAATTGAACGAACTGTCTTTGACCAATGGAGATCTTCAGCGACAACTTGCTTCAGCCAATGAGCGCATTAATGGCTTACTTGAGCTGAAACAACGTCTCGAGACTGAAATTCAAGGTTTAACAGCTCGGTGCGAAAACGGAGCTCAATTGGAACAACTCAGAGCGGAAATACAACAAAGGGAGAGTATGCTAGAAAGAGCCAAAGCCGAGTTCGAGcagaaattgcaaaattccgaAAGGTTGCGACACGAAATCGAGCTGCAGAGACAACAAGACCAGAATAACTTTGCGCAGATGAAAGCTGATTTGGAGGCAAAATTACGCATTGCCTTACAATCCGAAGAATCGCTTAAGCAGAGATGTGACACTTCTGTTGGCGATTTGGCGAAAATGCGCGACGAGTATCGAATGAAAATTGACGAGTTGCAACACGCCGTTCAAGAGAAAGACTTAACTGTGGCCAATCTCCAGAACAAATGTTCCGAGGCCGTGAAACAATACGAAGACCAGCTCCGAGTAGTTAACGATGAACTGAACCGAAGACTGCAAGAATGTCAACAGAAGATTTCGTCCTTCAATGACGAAACCGCCAATTTGAAGCAAGAACTGGCCAAGAAATCTGAACAGCTGATCGAGGCACGTGCCGAATCCAGCCATATCTTAGCCCAGAGACAACAGCTCGAAAACGAGCTCAAACAGAAATACAGCCAGGACACCAAGCAGTTAGAATTTGAACTGAACGGGAAGAACATGGAGCTAGAAAAAGCTCTAACCGAGGTGCAACTTCTGCGAAACGACTGCCAAAACACCAATAGTAACTTAACCGCCAAAGACGACCAAATAAGCGAACTGGCCGCGCAAGTTAAAAACGCGCAAAACGTGATAAACCAGTTGCAAGAAGAACTGACTACGACCCGATTGAAGCAACAACAATCGTTCAATGAGCACGAAAACGTACAAAACCAATGCAAAGGGTTACTGGACCAGGTGGCATCGCTCACTGAGCAAGTGAAGAATGGCGAagctgttttcaaaaatttggaaattgagCACAAAAACGCGATGCAACTTGTCAACAGGTTGCGGATTACGGAGCAACAGAAACAGCAGTGTTTGCAACAGTTGCAACAAGAGGCTTCTTCGGGTGGTGATAACAAGAACTGCGATCATGTGATGCAGCTTTTGAATCAAGTGAAGGTCGATAATACGACTGGGAATACCGAGAAGATTTTGAATCTTCAAAAAGATCTCGATTTGTTACGGAACCAACTTGCCGAACGTAACCACCAGTTCGATGTGCAGCAAAATGAGTTGTTAAGGTTGCAGCAGGAACTAGTTAAG GCCCAACAAGTCGTTCCGTGTGTTGGAGGATCCCAGGAGCCGAACTCA ATTAACGCCAAATGTAACAATTGTCACCAGCTTATTCAGGACAAGGAGATGGCAGAGAACCAGATCAAGTTCCTCAATTCGATTATCGTGGATATGCAGAAGAAGACGGAAGAGCAAAGGGCGAGGATCGAGATCTTGGAGTCGGGATATAGTCCGGCAATGGCTGACGAATTGAAATT GATGGGTTCGCCGCAGCGTCAAGTGCCTCCGAGGGTCTATTGCGATATTTGCGAAGAGTTTGATTTGCACGAAACGGAAGACTGTCCCAAACAAAATACTGACTTAGCGCCGGCTAATGGAGGACAGAGGGGGGAGCATAAACATGTGCCGGAAAGGCCTTATTGCGAAATATGCGAAG CCTTTGGTCATGCCACAGAAGATTGCCAGGAGGATCAGACATTTTAG
- the CLIP-190 gene encoding CAP-Gly domain-containing linker protein 1 isoform X12, protein MPSIAFTEPDMNYHDSSDDSIRRLTDDFGRHRLTDLMEMDESEEDGLDYLKSAPRRYRYSSIGSTASSMEGLWDLHPRRLSEAGLSRHSDSSAVLTEDTDSFMIGQRVWVGGTKPGTIAYIGETQFAPGEWAGIALDEPIGKNDGSVAGVRYFQCENKKGVFSRLTRLTREPLEQPGMGSNETFTSPTNGIRRSPISPTGSTRSLLRTPASLSNSNTSLTSSATHVDFKIGDRVIIKSTQGSKVGTVRYMGLTDFAPGEWVGVELDDPRGKNDGSVEGKRYFECRPHFGLFAPISKVSKSPSKHKPGACVVHSGGPGLPPTGIRRANSKESMTSLASRTSTASRVRLGVTSLTPKKVAPKTSTPIPTRTALQDVLREKQQHIEQLLKERDLERAEITRAASQADEAEQKFYTLKHEFEQYRSQCEQKVRESDDILSKLKVDRDELLSQLEDEKRKNEDLQFRFEEASITKSDIEESILVQSATSEGYVKRIKELEAKLEEDRHKAEQLEATSNKLFEAEEGLIKAREEIEALRKDLEQTRTKRETLEEDKTATTQLVESLQKQVDRAKAENEEKLKTISQLTEEVSKIKAENCEKENEQVEKFKHELDHQRKLLEKFGQTHADLAKENEKLKMDLSARAHDLEVATDELAAKDKEIKSLRDELETVRKELGHKTDDLERQRVNLHEVEANLEQARGELKEKITEVENTKKECNLQVSQKDQQISDANKTIAERSEEIKKLAKELEDVKHTFEDSKNEIHSRHARQVASQDSQLMALSAEIQQKNEEITKSSIVISKLEEDLCAKNGIIEKLRLELENFESQKSSHTEASSLLNVKLNELSLTNGDLQRQLASANERINGLLELKQRLETEIQGLTARCENGAQLEQLRAEIQQRESMLERAKAEFEQKLQNSERLRHEIELQRQQDQNNFAQMKADLEAKLRIALQSEESLKQRCDTSVGDLAKMRDEYRMKIDELQHAVQEKDLTVANLQNKCSEAVKQYEDQLRVVNDELNRRLQECQQKISSFNDETANLKQELAKKSEQLIEARAESSHILAQRQQLENELKQKYSQDTKQLEFELNGKNMELEKALTEVQLLRNDCQNTNSNLTAKDDQISELAAQVKNAQNVINQLQEELTTTRLKQQQSFNEHENVQNQCKGLLDQVASLTEQVKNGEAVFKNLEIEHKNAMQLVNRLRITEQQKQQCLQQLQQEASSGGDNKNCDHVMQLLNQVKVDNTTGNTEKILNLQKDLDLLRNQLAERNHQFDVQQNELLRLQQELVKAQQVVPCVGGSQEPNSINAKCNNCHQLIQDKEMAENQIKFLNSIIVDMQKKTEEQRARIEILESGYSPAMADELKLMGSPQRQVPPRVYCDICEEFDLHETEDCPKQNTDLAPANGGQRGEHKHVPERPYCEICEAFGHATEDCQEDQTF, encoded by the exons ATAGTTCAGATGATTCAATAAGAAGACTAACTGATGATTTTGGAAGACATAGATTGACAG ACCTTATGGAGATGGATGAAAGCGAGGAAGACGGTTtggattatttaaaaagcgcACCACGTCGTTATAGATACTCTTCTA TTGGTAGTACTGCTTCATCTATGGAGGGTCTTTGGGATTTGCATCCAAGACGCTTGAGCGAAGCTGGACTCAGCCGTCATTCAG ATTCGAGCGCTGTCTTAACTGAAGACACTGATAGTTTTATGATTGGTCAAAGAGTATGGGTTGGAGGCACGAAACCTGGTACTATAGCGTACATCGGGGAGACTCAGTTTGCGCCAGGAGAATGGGCAGGGATTGCTTTAGACGAACCTATCG GCAAAAACGATGGTTCCGTCGCCGGTGTCAGATATTTCCAGTGTGAGAATAAAAAAGGTGTTTTCTCGCGACTCACTCGTCTGACGAGAGAACCGTTAGAACAACCCGGAATGGGTTCGAATGAAACATTCACTTCACCGACTAATGGTATCAGGAGAAGTCCAATTTCACCAACTGGGAGTACCAGAAGCTTACTCAGAACTCCTGCGTCTCTAA GCAATTCTAACACAAGCCTGACCTCAAGTGCCACACATGTCGATTTCAAAATCGGCGATCGAGTTATCATTAAAAGCACCCAAGGTTCCAAAGTTGGTACCGTGCGTTATATGGGCCTTACTGATTTTGCTCCTGGCGAGTGGGTCGGGGTTGAACTTGATGACCCACGAGGAAAAAACGATGGTTCAGTTGAAGGAAAAAG GTACTTTGAATGCCGTCCACATTTTGGCCTTTTTGCTCCCATTTCTAAAGTGAGCAAATCACCATCGAAGCACAAGCCTGGAGCTTGTGTGGTTCATTCAGGTGGTCCGGGACTTCCCCCGACGGGGATTAGAAGAGCCAACTCAAAGGAATCAATGACGTCTTTGGCCTCCCGCACCAGCACTGCATCGAGGGTAAGGCTTGGGGTCACGTCTCTAACTCCGAAG AAGGTTGCGCCCAAAACTTCGACGCCCATTCCCACGAGGACCGCTCTTCAG GATGTGCTACGGGAAAAACAACAACACATAGAACAGCTTTTGAAAGAAAGGGATTTAGAACGGGCCGAAATTACCAGGGCAGCGAGCCAAGCAGATGAGGCCGAACAGAAGTTCTACACACTTAAGCATGAATTTGAGCAG TATCGCTCACAGTGCGAGCAGAAGGTTCGGGAAAGTGACGACATTTTATCCAAACTAAAAGTAGACCGTGATGAACTCTTGAGCCAATTGGAAgatgaaaaacggaaaaatgaaGATCTCCAATTCCGATTCGAGGAAGCTTCGATTACTAAAAGTGATATCGAG GAGAGTATTCTTGTTCAAAGT GCTACCAGCGAGGGTTATGTTAAACGAATCAAAGAACTTGAAGCAAAGCTTGAAGAAGACCGTCACAAAGCCGAACAATTGGAAGCAACCTCCAACAAACTCTTCGAAGCTGAAGAAGGCTTGATCAAGGCTCGTGAAGAAATCGAAGCTCTGCGAAAAGATCTGGAACAAACGCGCACAAAGAGAGAAACTCTCGAAGAGGATAAAACCGCAACCACACAACTTGTTGAAAGTTTACAAAAGCAAGTCGATCGTGCCAAAGCCGAAAACGAGGAAAAACTCAAGACCATAAGCCAATTGACCGAAGAGGTGTCGAAAATCAAGGCCGAAAATTGTGAAAAGGAGAATGAAcaagttgaaaaattcaaacacgAACTGGACCACCAGAGGAAATTGCTTGAGAAGTTTGGGCAAACGCACGCCGATCTGGCCAAAGAGAACGAAAAACTTAAGATGGACCTCAGTGCTAGAGCCCACGATTTGGAGGTTGCAACTGATGAGCTGGCGGCCAAAGACAAAGAAATCAAGTCGTTGCGTGATGAGTTGGAAACTGTGCGGAAGGAGTTGGGGCACAAGACTGATGATTTGGAACGCCAAAGAGTTAATCTTCACGAAGTTGAGGCAAATCTGGAACAAGCTCGAGGTGAGCTTAAGGAGAAAATTACCGAAGTTGAGAACACCAAGAAAGAATGTAACCTCCAGGTTAGTCAAAAGGACCAACAAATTTCAGACGCGAACAAGACGATTGCCGAACGTAGCgaagaaattaagaaactggCTAAGGAACTTGAAGACGTTAAACACACTTTCGAGGATAGTAAAAATGAGATTCATAGCAGACACGCTCGGCAAGTGGCTTCTCAAGACTCGCAACTGATGGCATTGTCGGCAGAAATCCAACAAAAGAATGAGGAAATCACCAAATCGTCAATCGTGATCAGCAAACTGGAGGAAGATCTGTGTGCCAAAAACggaataattgaaaaattgcgTCTGGAACTTGAGAACTTTGAAAGTCAAAAATCAAGCCATACGGAAGCTTCGTCTTTATTGAATGTGAAATTGAACGAACTGTCTTTGACCAATGGAGATCTTCAGCGACAACTTGCTTCAGCCAATGAGCGCATTAATGGCTTACTTGAGCTGAAACAACGTCTCGAGACTGAAATTCAAGGTTTAACAGCTCGGTGCGAAAACGGAGCTCAATTGGAACAACTCAGAGCGGAAATACAACAAAGGGAGAGTATGCTAGAAAGAGCCAAAGCCGAGTTCGAGcagaaattgcaaaattccgaAAGGTTGCGACACGAAATCGAGCTGCAGAGACAACAAGACCAGAATAACTTTGCGCAGATGAAAGCTGATTTGGAGGCAAAATTACGCATTGCCTTACAATCCGAAGAATCGCTTAAGCAGAGATGTGACACTTCTGTTGGCGATTTGGCGAAAATGCGCGACGAGTATCGAATGAAAATTGACGAGTTGCAACACGCCGTTCAAGAGAAAGACTTAACTGTGGCCAATCTCCAGAACAAATGTTCCGAGGCCGTGAAACAATACGAAGACCAGCTCCGAGTAGTTAACGATGAACTGAACCGAAGACTGCAAGAATGTCAACAGAAGATTTCGTCCTTCAATGACGAAACCGCCAATTTGAAGCAAGAACTGGCCAAGAAATCTGAACAGCTGATCGAGGCACGTGCCGAATCCAGCCATATCTTAGCCCAGAGACAACAGCTCGAAAACGAGCTCAAACAGAAATACAGCCAGGACACCAAGCAGTTAGAATTTGAACTGAACGGGAAGAACATGGAGCTAGAAAAAGCTCTAACCGAGGTGCAACTTCTGCGAAACGACTGCCAAAACACCAATAGTAACTTAACCGCCAAAGACGACCAAATAAGCGAACTGGCCGCGCAAGTTAAAAACGCGCAAAACGTGATAAACCAGTTGCAAGAAGAACTGACTACGACCCGATTGAAGCAACAACAATCGTTCAATGAGCACGAAAACGTACAAAACCAATGCAAAGGGTTACTGGACCAGGTGGCATCGCTCACTGAGCAAGTGAAGAATGGCGAagctgttttcaaaaatttggaaattgagCACAAAAACGCGATGCAACTTGTCAACAGGTTGCGGATTACGGAGCAACAGAAACAGCAGTGTTTGCAACAGTTGCAACAAGAGGCTTCTTCGGGTGGTGATAACAAGAACTGCGATCATGTGATGCAGCTTTTGAATCAAGTGAAGGTCGATAATACGACTGGGAATACCGAGAAGATTTTGAATCTTCAAAAAGATCTCGATTTGTTACGGAACCAACTTGCCGAACGTAACCACCAGTTCGATGTGCAGCAAAATGAGTTGTTAAGGTTGCAGCAGGAACTAGTTAAG GCCCAACAAGTCGTTCCGTGTGTTGGAGGATCCCAGGAGCCGAACTCA ATTAACGCCAAATGTAACAATTGTCACCAGCTTATTCAGGACAAGGAGATGGCAGAGAACCAGATCAAGTTCCTCAATTCGATTATCGTGGATATGCAGAAGAAGACGGAAGAGCAAAGGGCGAGGATCGAGATCTTGGAGTCGGGATATAGTCCGGCAATGGCTGACGAATTGAAATT GATGGGTTCGCCGCAGCGTCAAGTGCCTCCGAGGGTCTATTGCGATATTTGCGAAGAGTTTGATTTGCACGAAACGGAAGACTGTCCCAAACAAAATACTGACTTAGCGCCGGCTAATGGAGGACAGAGGGGGGAGCATAAACATGTGCCGGAAAGGCCTTATTGCGAAATATGCGAAG CCTTTGGTCATGCCACAGAAGATTGCCAGGAGGATCAGACATTTTAG